Genomic window (Oryza sativa Japonica Group chromosome 3, ASM3414082v1):
aatactctccggattttttCGCAAATTTTCGAAGctcaataaataattttaaagtcacacagatcatttaaccaattaagtaaaaaggaaacaaatttaattatccttccttccccttcctccctttcgggctcggcccaaattcctccccctccttcctctcccgcggcccgcgcgcctcctccctctctcgggcCGGCTCCCTTCCCCCTTGGCCCGCTCGCAAAAGTCTGTTTTGcgtccctccttctctcccttcgccgacaggtgggaccggcggtcccacccgtcagctcctcctcctacctctcgccggccaaccccaaccgccattgctgtccacgtcgccgcaaaatccggcgccctcccgcacccgagctcgcatccaacgacgtgggcacgatcccctccacgtcctccaccaTTTTCCCCGCTCGTCCCACAAAAACCGGCGCCGGCCGAGCCGCCACcaccccacgtcggcgccccacttccccggcggttgccgccccgactccgcctctcccaggctcgatccggcctcccctcccctataaaaacattccccgcacctccctctcccttttcccctctctcccgagccctCCCGTGCACGAAAACCACCCCGCCACCGtcgcacctcccgccgccgctcgccgacgacCCTCCAGCCGGTCGCCACAGCCGCTCCCACCACCGTCGTTCCGCGCGACCGCCACCAGCGGCTCCTCCGCGTCGTGCCGCACCCCGGCgtccgctccatttcccctccccgcctccgaaGCACTGTCAccacgcgcaccacctcctgccaccgccgccgccgactccagccGCCGCTTGGCGCCGCTCCTAGCCACCCCAAGTcgtgctgtcgccgccgctcgcttcgcAGCGCCGAGGAGCACCTCGGCCGCTGCTTTTCACGGCCGGGATCCCGCCGGAACACGGTTCCCCTTGCGCCGGTGCGCATCCGCTGCCCGTTCTCACCTCCGACTAGCGATTCATGCCGCTGGgagccctctctccccctcctaacCTCTCCCCCATCCTCCCCAGGTCCTtccggccgccgtccgccggttcCCGTTCGCggaacgccgccgggccgccgttccgccttcgtcccgaggagcgccgacgccgagctcccccgcctttccccgcccctcgtcgccgccctcggtgagcactcctcccctcttccctctttcTTCCcttggccggccgcctcccgtgcttgcgcgcgccgtgccgccgccgccggtggccgcccaGCCCGTGTGCCGCCATCGCTTTGGtccctgccgccaccgccaccagccTTGTGTGCGCGTTGGCCAGGCCGCGCCGCTCGGCCGTCcccagccgtccgatcggccctggccgatctgggccgtccacgtggtggacgcgcacccgaggccacgtgtggaccatgtccaccgtgcgcccttcccctttgactcgctgacgtgtggggcccgcgtgtcggcgccggccgccccttgctgacgtcagcgaagtccatttcctttgtaaaaataaataataattgcgcaataaatcgagtttaattctagaaattcatttaaatggctcaaaacttctaaaattcatatctaattcatacgaactccaaattgggccattcaacttgcaaaactcatctaaaattgagctctacatgtttgtttactttttatgtactgtttccttggtttttattagagtttttcctcgttttgcgtgccagcgtgtagttcccgtcgtttcggaagatcgcgttcgcaaggataagagttcagaagatccaagtgaagaagcaaggcaagtcacacattccccttgagcatgttgatcctaatttataaatgttttaccgtttacaaataaatatgcatgttttgctaattacatgggatccgggtattacctatctgctcgcttgtgccatgtttacttgatatctgttctttgtcaaccttgggtaataaatcgactagctcatgttacttatgtgacctagctagaactatatgcttagccatgcttaattaccactggctcagttgatgggataattacagtattatacctttttagtatcagaatgagctgcgtgctcgagacatctggccatgcttcatggtcgtaattatccaactaaaatgcgactgaatggtgggctgtgggtgcatggttttgctagtcgcacccatggcaattaaggaccggttcgcgggatgccctggaagaacttatcgtacttaccacaagccagcgtgggcaacggctgggcttgtagtgtagctttcctctagccgacgcatccaggcaagggtggacgtgatggagcggggcgggccctgcgacggcctctgtcgcttccggattcacctaggcacgagaggggactgcccgttgcccgctggggacgggggtgaaacctgaggtgtggtgtgcttggctagagggggttatgcgaagggtcctgtcacggcctctttccggtatgtcgtggcggcatgtcggcacacggaaacgtgttgtggggctgtgtcttgtgggtacagttgtacacctctgatcagagtaaaactattcgaatagccgtgcccgcggttatgggcggtcgaccagattcaccgtgattagtcccatcttaataaatcgacccaatacactgtagttcaggtgggttggttgggcctgttcaacgtggtgtagcgttgatcagtggagatttaatgttactttaattactcaacagttttactgttttgctcaataaaatgttttacaactgcctttatgcaaatagccacaaacccctccttgtatccccttgcacgtctgcatcgttggtgtggcttgctgagtacggtggttgtactcagtcttgctattattccccctttttcagaagtgtagtgcttctgagctgaagatggagttagaggaccaaggctcagaccccagttgagttttgcctgtggagtggagctgaagccccgctaggatcgcctttttccgctgctgtcgttctgtttcggtgtgaggactaagtgcctcttccgtaagtattttacgctttatttacgtttcgaactgtatattacttgtcgttttgtgtaccctggctggtcctggacagggatttaatacgcaaaatagtctggaaatttgggttaaatttctgggcgtgacaaatttgtaacgccccgattttcgttcgggattaaaaatcaattaataatgcatttcaagaaattatattaaaagttaaatcaatttaatcaagtgaaattatagaggaaattaaaatttcctttaaaaatcattggccgagaatattttgtaatattctttgtgccctaaaatactctccggatttttccgcaaattttcggagctcaataaataattttaaagtcacacagatcatttaaccaattaagtaaaaaggaaacaaatttaattctccttccttccccttcctccctttcgggctcggcccaaattcctccccctccttcctctcccgcggcccgcgcgcctcctccctctctcgggcCGGCTCCCTTCCCCCTTGGCCCGCTCGCAAAAGTCTGTTTTGcgtccctccttctctcccttcgccgacaggtgggaccggcggacccacccgtcagctcctcctcctacctctcgccggccaaccccaaccgccattgccgcccacgtcgccgcaaaATCCGGCGCCCTCCTGCACCCGAGCTCGCATCCAACCACGTGGACACGACcccctccacgtcctccacctTTTTCCCCACTCACCCCGCAAGAAACGGCGCCGGTTTGACCTCCCCACGAGCTCCACCTCACCTCCCCACGTCACCGGCcgatcccgcctctcccggccacgatcTCCATCCCCGAGCCCTATATAAAGCACCCTCGTGCTCCCCTCCtccattttcccctctctcccaagcTCCCCCATGCCCGGAACCCCCTCCTCCCCGTgagcccaagcgccgccgctcgctggcggactccagccggccgctgccgccgctaccgccgtccccgtgccgcgccgcttgcatcgccggcctcgccgcgcttTGCCGCATCCCGTCCACCGCTCCGCTTCCGCAATAAACCACCCGGGCACCGAttccaccgtgaacccgagctCCACCGTCACTTTGCCGACTCCGgcagcgcgccaccgccgccctagccaccaccaagccacgccaccgccaccgtcggcttcgccgcatcgcGTAGCACCCCGGCCTCTGCTTCGTTTTCCCGTTCCACCGCAGCAACACCATCTCCACCGCGAAGCCGAGGACGTCGCCGCGTTTGCCGCCTTCGGCCGCCTCTTACCGCTGTTCCTTGCCACCTCGCGCCACACCACCGCCTCTACTGCGTTCGCCGCGCTCCCCCGTACCCCGGCCGCTCCTCCACCTTCGTTGGAGACCGCCgaatcgccgccgtcgtcttcgccccgtggagcgccaccgcctccctccgcggcctctccctccgtcgccgcgcctctcggtgagccgcctccctcctccttttcctcttcgccggccgcctcccgtgccAGCGCcgcgttgcgccgccgccgccggttgtcTGGCCATCTGCGCGCTGCCCGGCCGTCcccagccgtccgatcggccttggccgatctgggccgtccaacccgtggaccggcggtggaccgtccttgtggtcccggtccacggtggaccgccacctcgtctcgctgacatgcgggccccgcctgtcggcgccggccccctctcttgctgacgtcagcggcagtccttttcctttgtgaaaatatataataattgcgcaataaatcgagtttaattctagaaattcatttaaatggctcaaaacttctaaaattcatatctaattcatacgaactccaaattgggccattcaacttgcaaaactcatctaaaattgagctctacatgtttgtttactttttatgtactgtttccttggtttttattagatttttcctcgttttgagtgccagcgtgtagttcccgtcgtttcggaagatcgcgttcgcaaggataagagttcagaagatccaagtgaagaagcaaggcaagtcacacattccccttgagcatgttgatcccaatttataaatgttttaccgtttacaaataaatatgcatgttttgctaattacatgggatccgggtattacctatctgctcgcttgtgccatatttacttgatatctgttctttgtcaatcttgggtaataaatcgactagctcatgttacttatgtgacctagctagaactatagaAAAAACACAATATTCTAATACGAAACCAAGTGCAAAACAAAGAATAGCAAAATACAGAAAAACAAACATGAATTATCATTTGATTGGACCGTAGGAAAAACATACGATAGGATGAGAAATATAGACTCATTGAAGaccttgctaaatttcctccaaaatctctattgAATTATCTGTACAATAGGAATTTCAAATGATATAATAGGATTCAATTCTTTGTTTCAAAAGCATTAAGCATTCATAGAACTTTTTCTATATTATAAACTCTCTAAAGAAAAAGAAGTCGAGGCTAGTCGGACGGGCGCCCCGGTCGCTCCACCCCAGGGGTGACGCGGGCGGCGAAACCTCATCGTCgccccctcccttcccctcctcttccccgcctCGCTGCCGCCCGAGCAGCCGCCGTCAAAGCCGGGCGACTGtaaagacggcggcggcagggctcCCCTTTCCCCTTACTCCTAGTCAAATGGTTGGGGCGCCGACGAGACCGAAGCACGAGAGGCGCAGCCCGGTGACGATGGCCAGATCCGGCGCCATCGAGTTCGGATCCGGCCCTTCCTTGGTCGGATCTGTGCTAGATGCGTGGGtcggccgcggaggcggcgggcgcgagggccgcacggcggcggcggcggcgtcatgagggccgcgcggaggcggcagcgatCGCAGCACGAGGACCTGCACGACGGTGGCTGCGGCTTGTGGACCGTGCATCAGCTGCTGCCTCTCTCTGGCCTGTGCACGGGGaagcgggtggcggcggaggcgtctCTTCTTCCCAGCCGGCTGAAAAAACCCACCTTCGTGGAGCTCCTCCCCTCCTATGGCCAGATCCTGTCCTAGCCATGGGGAGCTTCGGGAGAGGGTGGACGCGGTGGCTTGTGCAAAGGACGACGGTGCCATGGCGACATGCGAGAGCAGGCCGTGAGCCTACCTAAGCCATGGGGTGGTGAACTGGGCTAACTGGTGGCTGATAAGATGATGTGGTGGTTCGACGACGGCTGTTGTGTGGGTCAGTGGTGGCACTAGACGGAAATCGTTGGCGAAAGCCTTGCTTAGCCTTTGGTtggcacgacgacggcgacaccttTGGCGTCGTTTCCTTCTTGGAGGCGTCGTTATGGCATTTTTCTCCACCGCTACCAATCTCCAGGTGAAAACTGTGATCCGGTTTCCGGACGGGCGGTGGTGGTATTTCAAGTCGTTTCCTCCTTGGGGGCATCGTCTTGGAGAACCTTACCCATGCACCATTTGCTGTTGGTGGACTCCTGTGTCAGCTCGATGCACTAGATGCCTATGTGCTTGGCGaggccttcttcttcttgtctccTTTCTTGTATTGGTGGCATCCAGCTTCTTCGTCTGTCTCTGTCGGGTAGAGTCGGAGCTGCTACGTCGTTGGGGTGCGATGAAGCTTGGCATCGATAACATTTGCAGTTTCTCTTTAGGAATGTGGTTGTTGCCAGTGCAGGCTTTGGCGCTTCAGGGGCTTGGCTGATGTCCAAAGTGTGAGCTTGGTGTTGCTTTGCTTGGTTTGGCAGTGCCTACAATGATGTCGTGATCGCCGTGGAGTCGGAGCTGCTGGGTCGCTGGGCGGCTTGCTCGGCAACGATGACACGTGCCTTGTGATGTCAACGCTATGTGCCGCCTCTTCAGCATCTCGACATCGATGTTCGTCCTTGGATTCCGCTATTGTTTTCGTTGATAGTTTTGGCTAGAGTGGTATGGAGCTCCGTGCTTTTTAAGCCTGTCTGGATTTTTACTCCTACTTAATGAAATATAATTGGCAGTTCTCCTGTCGGTttagttttttataaaaaaaactctctaaaaatttctatgtttttctccAAATGAAAGGCACTAAATAGAGCAATTTCTGCAGAAACCACATGTTCTTGCCGTTTCCCATCCCAGCTGGAAGCACAAAAATAACCGTTTCTGTTTTGGCACGAGAAAAAAGTTTCGTCCACCCATCATCCAATAGGCGGCCATTATGTAGCCACGTGTCATCCAAATTTGCAACTAGGAGGCAGAGGCTACGCAGCGCGCAGGATCTGAaactgcaaaaagaaaaaagaaaaaataaacttcccCCTCTTTCTAGcagctccccccccccccccccccccctaagtCCTCTCTACTGCTCGCTCTCGTTTTCCCCATCCGCACCGGCTGCTCCTCGTCGCGCCGACGCCTCCGCGCGCCAGCGAATCGCCGCCTCGAGAGGCCCCTCGTCGCCGATCAGGTGAGTGCCCCTCCTCGAGAGTCACGCTCGTTACTCGATTCCGCGGCTGTTTCAAGATCAGGCAGGCCCTAGAATCTGGGCGAAGGTTCTCTTGACTTCTGGTAGCCTTCGGGGGTTTATCTGGGCGTTTCCCGCGTTGAGGCGTCATGGACATGGGAGCCGTGGGGGATTTTCTAGGTAGGGTTTTGGTTGGGGCGTCGCTTTCCTCATATTTTGTCGGTGGCTTTGCTGGGCTTCAGGGGCGTGGCCTCGTCGAGTTTTTTTGTTCCTCGGAGGGGCGGCAAGGAGGCGGATTTGGAGCAATTCGTAAgactagtggtggtggtggtggtggtggctggtTGGCGCCATGAGCTTCGTGTTCCGGGGGAGCAGAGGTGACATCGAGGCCGGAGGCTTCCCGGGGTTCGCCCCGGAGCGCCGCGCCATGGTGAGCGTTTCTGCTTAAATGTAGGTTTTGGCATCCTAAAGTAGATCTTTTTTTGTTATGAATTTCTGACTCCCATCTGTGTGGGGGGGCTTGTATGCAGCGGATTCATGCGGGTGGTCGGCCGGTGAACAGCAACCTGGCTTTTCTTGTCACTGGTAATGTGGGCATGCCCTTTGTACTACCGATATTATTAAGCTGTAAAAAATATCGATTTTCTAGTTAATGCGATCTATTATTCTTTTTGGGCAGTTCTTATGTTGTTCATGGTACTGAACTCACACCAGATGTCTCCGAACTTTTTGGTAAGTTATCAATTGATGGTATGTATTATGCTTATATAGCTTGATGGAGAAATTTCATGATTTGTCGGGTTGCGCGGAATTGTCTCTTGTAGGTTTGGCTGGTTTTGGGTGTGTTCCTAATGGCCACCAGCCTAAGGATGTACGCCACATGCCAGCAGCTCCAAGCGCAGGCGCAAGCTCACGCTGCAGCTGCCAACGGCTTCCTTGGACACACTGAGCTGCGGGTGCATGTCCCGCCGACCATAGCTCTCGCCACACGAGGCCGTTTGCAGAGCCTTAGGCTCCAACTTGCGCTACTTGACCGCGAGTTCGATGATTTAGGTGATACACTTTATTCACTTAGGTTAATTCATATACTGCTTCTTACTCTCCTGCAAGCATTACATTGTAGCTGATGTTTTGCTTGCAGATTATGATGCCCTTAGGGCCTTGGATGCAGACAATAGCCCTCATGCTCCTTCGATGAGTGAAGAAGAAATAAATGCTCTTCCTGTATTCAAATACAAGGTTCAGGCACATCAGGGAAGTGCCTCTTTCCGAAAAAGGTAAGATGTATTATCCTTTTGGCTACATTTTTTAGCTGGCATAGCAAACGCATGATAAGTCTACAACTGCCTTCCATCTCTGATAAGTAACCAACCATATAATTCCGAATTTGTCTACTTTGTATGGGATGTAACTAACCATTTAATTCTTTTGATTCTATAGTGATGGACCATCTCAACCATCTGTTTCTTCTACTGAATCTGGCAATGaggtaataaataaatactgaCATGATTATGAAGAGGTTATTCTTTGAATGGCATCTACTGTTATTGTTTGCATAGGCATGTTGACATCCTGGCATGACTAAGATAGGAGCATAGAATGTGCCATCTATGTGTTCTTTAGCTTGTATTGATGGAAATCATTGAgcgttactccctccgtcaacaAATATAAAGGATTCTAGGTGGTTTAGCAGAATTTAAGGTCGAGGTGAAATTACTTCGATGCTGCTAGCAGTTTTCTTGATTGGGAAATATCACGCCTAGCGGTGCAACCATCAGTGAGCAATAAATACAGTGGTTGGATGGATTTGGATAGTAGTACtacaaaatctcttatatttgtgGACATATTTTGAACCccaaaatccattatatttgTGGAAAGAGTACTTGGTTACTTTGCGGTTATTTCATATTGTGGTGGTATTTCTTAGAATTAAAATGCTTTTTTGATGTTCACTATAGTCAACCGTGGTAGCTCCATAACAATCACAAAGTTGATGCTTACACTTTTATTTGTCTATTACTCAGCATGCCTAGAATTACAATCAGCTGTGCTGTTTGGTCTGGATTATCCTTGTTCTAGTGACTTGTTTTTTTTGCTGTGTAGAAAAAGCAGGATCGTTTCAAGGCTGATGCAACTGACAACACCCTGGAGGATGAGTTGACATGCAGTGTTTGCTTAGAACAAGTCGTTGTGGGTGATCTATTGAGAAGCCTACCATGCCTGCACCAGGTAATCATTATACTagaattatcttttttttagacATGTATACTAGAATCATCTTGAGCTTGTTTTCTTTGTATGACAGCAATAGCAGGCTTTATTTCCTAGTTATATCTGCTGTGCTATGATCATGGTGCCTGTTAGCGTGTTATATAGTAACTGTCCTGACATTTTGTTAACCAAATCCCAAAACATGCTAGGAAACCACTATATTTGATGCCATTTGCAATTTATGTGTGTTTAGTGAAAAAGCAAAGggaaaacttttgcatcatttCCTATAGCTATCGTGTTTCGGAAAGGAATTGTTTCTTTTTCCAGTATGCTAAATGCTAAGTATCTTACTCTCTCCTGTTTCTGTAAGGTGTGGTTCGAGTGTTTGACTGTGATGGTCTTTGATGTTGAACCTTGGCCACTACACAAAATACGTGATCTGTGCTTGGTTTGGCTGCTTAATCTTGTATTCAAATTTGTACCGGTCTGAGTTCCAAATATGTCATATATGCTCACAATTTTtagtaaaatttaaatttgaatgaCCATAGCCACATCAATGACAACTATATACTGTGTTTTGTTATGTTCGAGTTTTCATAGTGATACGATTTATCCTATATGAGTGAAACTATCATACACTGGCTTTTTGCTGTTGTCTTTCAAGTTTTTAGCTTTCCATCGAAGGATTGACATTGGTGCTATTAGTTTTTTGTGTCATGAGGTGGGACTGCAAGGTTTACTTACTTTCCCACTTGTTTTGCAGTTTCATGCAAACTGCATCGATCCATGGTTGCGCCAACAGGGAACATGCCCAGTTTGCAAGCACCGTGTAAGCGATGGGTGGCATGGTGAAGCAGATGCTTCTAACATGGTATAAGCTGCTGGGAGTGGCCAGCAGGTCTTAAGCTAAAACTACTGACTTAACCCACGGAATGAGGATTAGCTGTTTAGTCTTGAGGAGTGTTTTTGTACATAAAAAAACGTTCACTTCTCTGTGATGTTTATGCATCAAAAGGTTGTGATATTTTTGGTTGACCTGTACCCTGTTCAGTATGAACTCACATACAATCCTTTTTACTCTGTTTCCGTGGGGAAATTGGCGTATTATGGGTGTTTAAGGCTGAAGATCAGTAGAGGATTTAAGATCCAAGAGTAGTGGTCTGGTCTCTATTAGTCTTAAGTAAAAATGATCTTAACTGTTAGTATTATCACAAGTAAAAAGGAGAAACTGATTTATGAGTTCTaccatcattatatttttttccttatttagGGCAATTAAGTTTTTGACTATTTTAAAGACTCTTAACTACTAATTTAGCTATGCTTCTATGAGTTTACTAATGTAGCCTCTATACTACGCGCACGCCAGCGTCCAAGCCGAGCAGCGATGCTGTGCACTCCCACTCGACGCGGTCGTGCTGCGACGCTTCAGCCTGGGCCTTGGATGGCAATTAGTCTGGGTTTCTTTTATGTTTCGACTGAATCATTTGTTTTGAACTCAAATATCCCGTATATGAACATCTGGGAAAAGGATAAAGAAATGGCGATACTTTATCTCGGTGAAAGAAAAAGTGGCGCTAGTTTATCTCGGTCATATCCAGGGTTTTGAATCTCCTGCTATAGCTGTTTAACAAGTGTTCTAACTATTGGCTCTCATGTACAATTTAGCCGCTATAGCTCCGTTTAGCTCGCTATAGTTGCCGCTACAGCTGTTTCAGAAGCTAATTACTAAATGTCTTAGCCCGCTATTTAAAACATTGGTGGTACCAGATTACATGGTTGCTATAACCAAAATTTCGAAGTACTCGTACAAGTTATTCCAGCACTCTGGCGCAAACGAAACTCGTGCAGTTCGGAAGCTATGTGGCGTTGATTTGTGCTGGGCCGAGCATTCTCCGATGATAAGCAAGTAGTGGGCCTTCTTTTCATTGATCTGTGACTGTGAGCATGGGTTTCTCTGCGAGCACATGGTTTCAAGGGATCTTCTGCGCACGAGATAAGAGTGCGACTGACTTCCTTTTTAGATTGCGAGATCGGGTAGACGTCTTAGGGTGCTTTTTGTTTCCCTTAGCATCCAGCCTAACTCATATCGTTTGATTTGTCCCAATAATTTTATCTTAGACGTAAATATTATCGTGCTTAATTATCCGTATTAGCTTAACCAAGCCAATAAGAGAAAATATCTGCTTAGTTATAGACATGTctatgaaaatgaaaaaaaaatcccacttaaaccatactccctctatcttaaaatataaatataagatattttgatcGAATAAAATACACTTcagtactacaaatctagacATGAATCTATCCAGACTCGTAGTATTACGATGTGTTCCAATCgattaaaatatcttatatattttgagacggatgaaGTACAATACAATCCACATACGAAGGTTTCTTTGTCCGCACCGGCTAGCCTCTTGCTTGTGACTTGACATGGGGTTGGAGCCACGAATTAATTTGGGTTTTATGTTTGATTTTAGCTATATTAATCATGTTGTTTattgtaattagttatttttttcttatgatcTCGTTCAAAACTTAATCTCTACTTATTTTTAGACGGCCAGACACGACACTCTTTTTTCATCGGCAACGATAGCTGTCACGTCACGAGCTCAGAACTCCCTCTATCCTCAAAATATGACGTGTGTAATTCAGTACTAATTTACTATATTTTGTGATGGAGAGAGTAAACTTCGTAGCTCCACATGTGCTGAGTGCTTGAGCGCTACCAAAAGCTCTCATATTGTCGCTAGGGATAAGACTTCCCTAATTTTGTGTAGTTTGTAATTaaccactgacatgtgggtcataGTAAAGTGGTGCATACATAATATGGGTGGTACAAGCATAAATTTAGGGtatctttgatttgtaggaaaaacaTATGAAGTTTCGATTTCTCATTTTTGCGATTGAATTTAGGGTATATATGATTTCTCCGTTTTCTTATTCTTGTAATTGAAAGGGGTTAAGAGGATCCTTTTGTTTCCTATCGCTGGCTTGATCGGATCAGCTTTATTGCGGCTACACAGCCGCAACACCGCAACAACTCCAATTCAAAAATATGTTATTGGAGAAAGGCCCAGGGGTCTTCCGACTAGTTTCACAAGATGATGGGCTAGACGAtctgggttcgaagcctcaccccttttaattatttgatattagatcattTCCTAATATTTACGTCTTTCAAAGATATGTTATTGATACTGCAGATGCAGCACAGTTACAGCCGCAGCCAGCTATACCGAACAAGCCCATCAGTTCCTTTGGCACCAACCATCAGTTCCTTTGGCACACTCCACAGAGAATCCCCTGGACAGGAAGCGGAGAGCCGATAGGGAGGAGTCAGAGAGAGGGGTTGTTGTCCCTTCCCTTCATCAGTGAGCTGAGCCTGA
Coding sequences:
- the LOC4332396 gene encoding E3 ubiquitin-protein ligase SDIR1 isoform X1, giving the protein MSFVFRGSRGDIEAGGFPGFAPERRAMRIHAGGRPVNSNLAFLVTVLMLFMVLNSHQMSPNFLVWLVLGVFLMATSLRMYATCQQLQAQAQAHAAAANGFLGHTELRVHVPPTIALATRGRLQSLRLQLALLDREFDDLDYDALRALDADNSPHAPSMSEEEINALPVFKYKVQAHQGSASFRKSDGPSQPSVSSTESGNEKKQDRFKADATDNTLEDELTCSVCLEQVVVGDLLRSLPCLHQVWFECLTVMVFDVEPWPLHKIRDLCLVWLLNLVFKFVPV
- the LOC4332396 gene encoding E3 ubiquitin-protein ligase SDIR1 isoform X2 → MSFVFRGSRGDIEAGGFPGFAPERRAMRIHAGGRPVNSNLAFLVTVLMLFMVLNSHQMSPNFLVWLVLGVFLMATSLRMYATCQQLQAQAQAHAAAANGFLGHTELRVHVPPTIALATRGRLQSLRLQLALLDREFDDLDYDALRALDADNSPHAPSMSEEEINALPVFKYKVQAHQGSASFRKSDGPSQPSVSSTESGNEKKQDRFKADATDNTLEDELTCSVCLEQVVVGDLLRSLPCLHQFHANCIDPWLRQQGTCPVCKHRVSDGWHGEADASNMV
- the LOC4332396 gene encoding E3 ubiquitin-protein ligase SDIR1 isoform X3, with the protein product MLFMVLNSHQMSPNFLVWLVLGVFLMATSLRMYATCQQLQAQAQAHAAAANGFLGHTELRVHVPPTIALATRGRLQSLRLQLALLDREFDDLDYDALRALDADNSPHAPSMSEEEINALPVFKYKVQAHQGSASFRKSDGPSQPSVSSTESGNEKKQDRFKADATDNTLEDELTCSVCLEQVVVGDLLRSLPCLHQVWFECLTVMVFDVEPWPLHKIRDLCLVWLLNLVFKFVPV
- the LOC4332396 gene encoding E3 ubiquitin-protein ligase SDIR1 isoform X4, which encodes MLFMVLNSHQMSPNFLVWLVLGVFLMATSLRMYATCQQLQAQAQAHAAAANGFLGHTELRVHVPPTIALATRGRLQSLRLQLALLDREFDDLDYDALRALDADNSPHAPSMSEEEINALPVFKYKVQAHQGSASFRKSDGPSQPSVSSTESGNEKKQDRFKADATDNTLEDELTCSVCLEQVVVGDLLRSLPCLHQFHANCIDPWLRQQGTCPVCKHRVSDGWHGEADASNMV